In a single window of the Dreissena polymorpha isolate Duluth1 chromosome 3, UMN_Dpol_1.0, whole genome shotgun sequence genome:
- the LOC127875004 gene encoding uncharacterized protein LOC127875004, whose protein sequence is MAVLIFDFIVTLVTVEHVLLALVPLSNALQAEECDLVKAVTDARVVYALLQAERADDMVWDSLYEKSVAIAREVDIQPSAPRHFGRQQNRPNVPADNVSSFWRNMYLPFVNHLLTELDAGLLQANPRFPAQKRIPSAIQSDGLSSDVVSGKYQAFRTSLPVDENVFSGNVQDGVSGGQTQASLSTAQRPLAHFKEP, encoded by the exons ATGGCTGTACTGATATTCGATTTTATCGTGACTCTCGTGACAGTAGAGCATGTTCTACTGGCCTTGGTGCCGCTTTCAAACGCTCTTCAGGCGGAAGAGTGCGATCTTGTTAAGGCTGTGACTGACGCACGTGTAGTCTATGCTTTACTTCAG GCGGAAAGAGCCGACGACATGGTGTGGGATAGTTTGTACGAAAAGTCAGTCGCTATAGCACGAGAGGTCGACATTCAACCGTCTGCACCTAGACACTTTGGAAGGCAGCAGAATCGTCCAAATGTTCCGGCAGATAATGTTAGTTCGTTTTGGAGAAACATGTATCTTCCTTTCGTGAACCATCTGCTGACAGAACTTGATGCAGGGCTATTGCAAGCCAACCCACGCTTCCCTGCCCAAAAACGCATTCCTTCGGCC ATTCAGAGCGATGGACTTTCAAGTGACGTCGTTTCTGGCAAATACCAAGCTTTTAGGACAAGCTTACCTGTCGACGAAAATGTTTTTTCCGGGAATGTTCAAGATGGCGTCAGTGGTGGACAGACGCAGGCCTCGCTGAGCACCGCCCAGAGACCCCTAGCACACTTCAAGGAGCCCTGA